In the genome of bacterium, the window GTACTCGGCCCCCTCCTCCTGGCTGAAGGCGGCCAGCCCGATCTGCAGCGGGCGCATCTCGGGGCTGTGCGTCATCACGAGGGGCCAGAGGAAGGAGTTCCAGGTGCCGATGATCGTGAAGAGCGAGATCGTCACGAGCACGGCCTTGGAGAGCGGCATCATGATCCGCCAGAGCACGGCAAAGCGGCTGGCGCCGTCGATGGTCGCCGCGTCGAAGAGGTCCTGCGGGATCGTCTTGAAGTGCTGCCGCAGCAGGAAGATCGAGAAGACGTTCACCGTCCAGGGCACGATGAGGGCCGCGTAGGTGTCCAGCCAGCCCAGCCGCGCGATGAGGATGAAGCTGGGCACCAGGTAAACCGGCTCGGGCACCATCATCATGCTGAGGAACAGCAGGAAGAGCGCCTCGCGCCCGGGGAAGCGCAGACGGGCGAAGGCATAGGCGGCCAGCGCGCTGGTGACGATCACGCCTGCCAGGCAGGCGAGGGCGAT includes:
- a CDS encoding carbohydrate ABC transporter permease yields the protein MVMPFLWMVSTSLRSTLEITREPHRFLPEVLIGARDAAAGGAGGLPGVFANYIEAWQRAPFGRYFFNTIVIALACLAGVIVTSALAAYAFARLRFPGREALFLLFLSMMMVPEPVYLVPSFILIARLGWLDTYAALIVPWTVNVFSIFLLRQHFKTIPQDLFDAATIDGASRFAVLWRIMMPLSKAVLVTISLFTIIGTWNSFLWPLVMTHSPEMRPLQIGLAAFSQEEGAEYGLMMAATTLSVLPLLVLYFFAQRQIIASLASSGLKE